One window of the Populus trichocarpa isolate Nisqually-1 chromosome 9, P.trichocarpa_v4.1, whole genome shotgun sequence genome contains the following:
- the LOC7482293 gene encoding protein OBERON 4, whose protein sequence is MKRLRSSDDLDSYNEKTSVKDSNPSRPSRSFYYKSDNARKGLISTSSSSTRYDRGRSIDDDNRESTRMVKKRSDHEFDSFDRRKGLGFDRYGNGGGSGNSREGYGGISGGGNDRVILRSESFCGSRRDFPKGFRSERERSRREGSVSSWRRFGGKEFEENRGASSRGGNEERMGSARSSPKGLRDVVRSPSWSRDSGSEQTRVVRGSVCGRDEGKVKSSNSKSRSSPTWSKDSGSEQSKSVEVGKKSEPETKSAEVEAKSAEMEVKSVESGNNSEMEEGELEPEPDSVPKVAKENENDNGNERREDVIEDIDQRKVEIESEVKDQVNEEEKRPDKVNVHEGKDVAKEVDEMRNVEESSNDNASVTEDEVGKRVAGEDNKDSQSMKEKVECKEEGSKNIAVVESQSSEEDNRQGKGIDLEVKAEEVEVPESNKEIVKENEGAEVNINAVTGVLSQNLKDKGKSVVISPTNDVDSAEDGAWVERESRNVAIFRNGEDDMEGPSTRGFELFTSSPVRRVEKSEQSRGSKSKDEKLLLEPLDLSLSLPTVLLPIGATGDTTQAPGSPSHGRSVQSFSSFRTNSDGFTASMSFSGSQSFIHNQSCSLTQNSLDMDNYEQSVHSRPLFQGIDQTNWQGQTQNDSKHKDVPLYQKILMNGNGSLHQPQAVQGLSNGQALQGSSKMPNELERQLSFHRQLSGGQARNHDDTRSPSQSVGSHDIGSNYSFEKKRAVKEKHGSSLYRSNSQKEQEQFLIGGADFVETILGRIVSEPIHVMAKKFHEMAAQASCLKESIREILLNTDKQGQICALQSVLQNRSDLTLDMLLKSHRAQLEVLVALRTGFPEYLQVDSGISSSHLAEIFLNLRCRNLTCQSLLPVDECDCKVCAKKNGFCSLCMCLVCSKFDMASNTCSWVGCDVCLHWCHADCALREAYIRNGRSASGAQGTTEMQFHCVACDHPSEMFGFVKEVFQNFAKDWTAETFCRELEYVKRIFRASKDVRGRRLHEIADQMLAKLANKSNLPEVYNYIIVLLTESDPSKFGNASGFFLKEQGNGSNGAIAGPSHDAAWIKSVYTEKIPQLERSTSLRPSFHSDLNDKCPVEPELLRSARKEPLFDELESIVRIKQAEAKMFQARADDARREAEALKRIAIAKSEKIKEEFASRISKLRIVEVEEMRKQKFEEFQALERAHREYFSMKTRMEADIKDLLLKMEAAKRNITL, encoded by the exons ATGAAGAGATTGAGATCAAGTGATGATCTTGATTCTTATAACGAGAAAACCTCAGTCAAGGATTCAAATCCAAGTAGACCGTCTAGAAGTTTCTATTACAAATCCGATAATGCGCGCAAAGGGTTGATTTCCACGTCATCATCCTCGACCCGGTATGATCGAGGCCGATctattgatgatgataatagaGAGAGCACCAGAATGGTTAAGAAGCGATCAGATCATGAATTTGATAGCTTTGATCGAAGAAAAGGGTTAGGGTTTGATAGGTATGGCAATGGAGGAGGTAGCGGTAATAGTAGAGAAGGGTATGGTGGAATTAGTGGTGGTGGGAATGATAGGGTTATTCTTCGATCGGAGAGCTTTTGTGGGTCGAGGAGGGATTTTCCGAAAGGGTTTAGGTCGGAGAGGGAAAGGTCGAGGAGAGAAGGGAGTGTTTCGTCGTGGAGGAGGTTTGGGGGTAAAGAATTTGAGGAGAATAGAGGAGCTAGTAGTAGAGGTGGAAATGAGGAGAGGATGGGGAGTGCTAGGTCGTCTCCTAAGGGGTTGAGAGATGTTGTTAGGTCACCTTCTTGGTCGAGGGATTCAGGGAGTGAGCAAACTAGGGTGGTACGAGGAAGTGTTTGTGGGAGGGATGAGGGGAAAGTGAAGTCTTCAAATTCTAAGTCGAGGTCGTCACCCACATGGTCGAAGGATTCGGGGAGTGAGCAATCGAAGAGTGTGGAAGTGGGGAAGAAAAGTGAACCGGAGACAAAAAGTGCTGAGGTGGAGGCTAAAAGTGCTGAGATGGAGGTGAAGAGTGTTGAGAGTGGGAATAATAGTGAAATGGAAGAAGGGGAGCTTGAGCCAGAACCTGATTCAGTTCCTAAAGTTGCCAAGGAAAATGAGAATGATAATGGCAATGAAAGACGAGAGGATGTTATAGAAGATATTGATCAGAGGAAGGTTGAGATTGAGTCCGAAGTTAAGGATCAAGTAAATGAAGAGGAGAAAAGGCCCGATAAAGTAAATGTTCACGAGGGGAAGGATGTGGCGAAGGAAGTTGATGAGATGCGAAATGTTGAGGAGAGTTCTAATGATAATGCTAGTGTCACGGAGGATGAAGTTGGGAAGAGGGTTGCTGGTGAAGATAACAAGGACAGCCAGAGTATGAAGGAAAAAGTCGAGTGCAAGGAGGAGGGAAGTAAGAATATAGCTGTCGTGGAGTCTCAGAGCTCGGAGGAGGATAATAGGCAAGGTAAGGGTATCGATCTTGAGGTGAAGGCAGAGGAGGTTGAAGTGCCAGAGTCAAATAAGGAAATTGTTAAGGAAAATGAAGGAGCTGAAGTGAATATAAATGCAGTGACAGGGGTTTTGAGCCAGAACTTGAAGGACAAGGGCAAAAGTGTCGTTATTTCACCAACCAACGATGTTGATTCTGCAGAAGATGGTGCATGGGTCGAAAGAGAATCGAGAAACGTTGCCATATTCAGGAATGGGGAAGACGATATGGAAGGACCTAGTACTAGGGGATTTGAGTTATTTACTAGCTCTCCTGTTAGAAGAGTTGAGAAATCAGAGCAATCGCGTGGTAGTAAGTCAAAAGATGAAAAGCTGCTGTTGGAACCGCTTGATCTTTCTCTCAGCTTACCAACTGTTTTGTTGCCTATTGGTGCAACAGGAGACACGACCCAGGCTCCTGGTTCTCCAAGCCATGGGAGAAGTGTTCAGTCCTTTAGCTCATTTCGAACAAATTCAGACGGGTTTACTGCATCAATGTCATTTTCAGGTTCTCAGTCATTTATTCATAATCAAAGCTGTTCTCTAACTCAGAATTCGTTGGACATGGACAACTATGAACAATCTGTTCACAGCCGCCCCCTATTTCAGGGTATTGATCAAACGAATTGGCAGGGTCAGACTCAAAATGACTCCAAGCATAAAGATGTTCCCTTGTATCAAAAAATTTTGATGAATGGAAATGGCTCTCTTCATCAGCCTCAAGCAGTACAGGGTTTGTCAAATGGTCAAGCTTTGCAAGGAAGCTCTAAAATGCCCAATGAACTTGAAAGACAATTGAGTTTCCATAGACAGTTGTCAGGAGGGCAGGCAAGGAATCATGATGACACTAGATCCCCTTCTCAAAGTGTGGGATCCCATGATATTGGTTCGAATTATAGCTTTGAGAAGAAGCGTGCCGTGAAAGAGAAACATGGCAGTAGCCTATATAGGAGCAATAGCCAGAAGGAACAAGAGCAATTTCTGATAGGCGGAGCTGATTTTGTTGAGACTATCCTTGGCAGAATAGTTTCTGAGCCCATTCATGTGATGGCTAAGAAATTCCATGAAATGGCAGCACAAGCATCATGTTTAAAGGAGAGCATCCGTGAGATTCTGTTAAATACCGATAAGCAAGGGCAAATATGTGCACTTCAAAGCGTGCTGCAAAACAGGTCTGACTTAACCTTGGATATGCTGTTGAAATCCCATCGTGCTCAACTGGAAGTCTTGGTAGCTTTGCGAACAGGTTTTCCAGAGTATCTCCAAGTAGACAGTGGCATTTCATCTTCTCATCTGGCTGAGATTTTCCTGAACTTGAGGTGCAGAAATCTGACATGTCAAAGTCTTTTGCCTGTGGATGAATGTGATTGCAAAGTTTGCGCGAAGAAAAATGGTTTTTGCAGTTTATGTATGTGTCTTGTGTGCTCGAAGTTTGATATGGCATCTAATACATGTAGTTGGGTTGGGTGTGATGTTTGCCTTCATTGGTGTCATGCTGATTGTGCATTACGAGAAGCTTACATTAGGAATGGAAGGAGTGCCAGTGGTGCTCAAGGGACTACTGAGATGCAGTTCCATTGCGTTGCCTGTGATCATCCTTCTGAGATGTTTGGCTTTGTGAAGGAGGTTTTTCAGAACTTTGCAAAAGATTGGACTGCAGAAACATTTTGCAGAGAACTTGAATATGTCAAGAGAATTTTCCGTGCCAGCAAGGATGTGAGAGGGAGACGTCTGCATGAAATAGCTGATCAGATGCTGGCAAAATTGGCAAATAAGTCCAATCTTCCCGaggtttataattatataatagtaTTGCTGACTG AAAGTGATCCATCCAAGTTTGGCAACGCATCTGGTTTTTTCTTGAAGGAACAAGGAAATGGAAGCAATGGTGCCATTGCTGGACCTAGCCACGATGCTGCATGGATCAAATCTGTATACACTGAAAAAATTCCTCAATTGGAAAGATCAACTAGCCTACGTCCTAGCTTCCATTCTGACTTGAATGATAAATGCCCTGTTGAACCCGAGTTACTGAGAAGTGCCCGAAAGGAGCCCCTTTTTGATGAACTGGAGAGCATTGTTAGAATCAAACAGGCAGAAGCTAAGATGTTTCAAGCACGTGCTGATGATGCTAGAAGAGAAGCTGAGGCCCTGAAACGAATTGCGATTGCGAAGAGTGAAAAAATCAAGGAAGAGTTCGCAAGTAGAATCTCTAAATTGCGCATAGTTGAGGTTGAGGAAATGCGTAAACAAAAATTTGAAGAATTTCAGGCCCTGGAAAGAGCTCATCGGGAATATTTCAGTATGAAGACGAGGATGGAAGCTGATATTAAGGATCTCTTATTAAAAATGGAAGCTGCTAAACGAAACATCACCTTGTGA